In the Lutra lutra chromosome 12, mLutLut1.2, whole genome shotgun sequence genome, CCTGTCCAGGCTCCACAGGCCCAGTGCTTTCCCTAGCTGGCAGCTTCCGGGGGTCCTACCCTGGTTCTCCGGGCTCCTGAggccctcctccccactgagCTCCTGAGGGTGCAGGCCAAAGACCCTCTTCCAAGCCAGGGAGATATGCTGGGgctgcctctcagcctccttgtCTGCCCTAGGCCAGGCCTCAGTTTACCCTAACACAGTAACAGGTTGACTAGAAAGGCATGGTCTCCACAGTGCCTTGACTCTGACATCCACTGAGGTCTGTGAGAAGCGGAAGACTAACCAAAAATCACTATCTTTCAGAGAAAGTGAAACCTGGTCCCCAATCATCACCATGGTGACTCCCCCACCCTGGCTTCCCCTCTGAGCTCATAGCTTCCCCATCTCCTCCGCCCCCCACACTAGCCCTCAGCAGCGAGTACTTGGAATTAgactttcatctttcttttttccttcaaaggaCTTTTGCCTTTTATGTCCATGATAGCGGCAGGGCTATGAGCCTGGCCCAGGAAATGCTTTTcgaatcctcattttacaggtggggctgctgaggcccagagacattAAGTGACTTGCCTCTGGTCACACAGCATGTTGGCAGGCTTGAACCCTAATTTCCTATGTCTCATTTCCCCCCAGAATACCCCGTCTGTAAAGAAAGGTCCTGGCTGCAGGCAAGGGGTCTGGGATAAGGAAGGCTAGTTGTGAGGGGGTTGCATGATGGGAAAGAGGAGATGGCTGGGAGCCCCGGTGGTCCTGGGGCCAGAACCACAATCTCGGGTCTGCCAGcctgagtctggctctgtgcCCAGAGCGTGGTGGTTTCTGTTCACAGATGTCCCAACAGTCCCAGCAAGAGGGCGGGAAGGGCACTCAAGAAGGAAGATGTCTCGCTACCCTCAGCGCCAAACCACAGTGACTTGTGAGGCTGTTGGCCCCTGGGCCAAGCCTGACCTGCAGCCCTCCAAAGACCCAGTTGTCACACTCTCCCCTCTTTCCTGGGCACAGCTCCCTACAGATAGCATGGACCCCCTTGCCCCCTGTTCACCCCAGGAAGGCTGAGGCTGCAGTTTGCATCATCTTTGGGAGAGAGCCTGATCTCGAAGAATCAATTCGAAgaaaacaggaggaggaggaggcatgcCACCGCACACAGCGCCCATTGGCCGCCCGTGGAAACTTTGGTTTTTGGGGTTATGTTCCCAGAAGGcctgccctccccccctccccacccacctcacgAGGTGTTGGCCAATCGCCCTGGCGGGCATAAAGTGGCTGCCAGCCCGCAAGGCTCCCAGCCAGGAGGTGTCACCCCCAGCAGGCGCCGGCCAGAGCTCGGGCACCCAGCATGCGGGCACAGCTTATGTGGAGGACGCTGCCCAGTAAGtacttccttcctctccaccaGCACCCTGCTTGCTGTGCCCCTGGGTGCCAGCGTGGTGCAGGGGCACCTTCTGTCCATCGGGAGCTGGGAAGGCCGGGCGCCAGAAGGATgctgagaaggggagagagccAGGAGGTCAGgcaaagaaagtggtccactgaGAACAGAGCATCTTCACAGAGTAAAGAAGGAGAATCCCTGGAAGACTTTTAAGGGGAGGTGATATAGAGGTGACTGTGGGAGCAAAAGAATAAGGGAAGGGGATAGAttgagggagaagccagggaagcaggagggaggtGAGTGACATGCTGGGTGAGGAGGAATCTGCAGACGCTGAACAGAAAAGCAGTGTGATGTCTGGAGGGGCAGTGAGGCTTCCTTGTTGCCCTGATCcacagggtctgggatggagagaCACAGTCCGCTAGGCACAGGGACCCTGGAGCCCACACAATCACACAGCACGCCTAGCCACACCCACAGGGTGACACGCACACAGAGCCACATAATGTCATTCAGAGCCCTCAATCTCACCGACCTGGGAGCCTCCACACGCAGTCCGGTGCCCCAGGGTGGACTGGGCACAACGCTTGTGTGTGGCCAGTTTGTTCCTCTCGCCTCATGCAGACCTGGACACACACCCATGAAGACACCCTAGTCCCACGTGCACGCAGCACTCACATGgatcccctccccgcccccggcccaaGCCCGGCTGCAGATACCTGGGGAGGTAGCAAGGAGCGCCCTATGGtcttggtgcctgggtggccagcCCCCCAGCCGTCCCCGGCAGCGTCTTCCCCAAGGGGCTGAACGGTTCTTAGGAACGGAACATGGTGTCACTGCCTTCCGGGCCATTGCGCCACAGGCCCCTTCCGACCACATGGCTGCCggtgcctgggggtgggggttgggtgggtgtggggaggtcGCCAGCAGTAACTATGCTCAACCACCCCCAAGAGTCTGGCTGACAGCATCCCTGGTGGGCCTGATGGAAGTGGCCACTaatgaagagaagaggaaggtgcACGAGGTGGAGGACAGTCCTGGCCTTGTGTGAACTGGGCAAGCCCTTCTCCCTCAGTGCCTTGATTTTCCTGTCAGTAGAATGGGGCTATGGTCTAGATGATCCCACACATTCTTTGCAGACAGAACCTTCGGTGGGAAAGGCAGCCTCTTCTGCTTATACAGACAGAGCTCTAGGCACCGGGCTGCTCCCAGGCTGAGCCCGCCTGTGCAGAGGGCCAGGATCTGTGGCAGGGGAGCCCAGAATCTTGGCCCAGAGGTCTTGCAGAGAGCAGCCTCGCTTGGGCTGCCCTGTGTCAGATCCCGAGGCTGGCAAGATTGGCAGGCGCGGGAACTCCTCTCAAGGGCCTGCTTGGTGAAGCAGAACCATTGTTAGGGATGCTGGGCTGTGACTTGCCAGGGAGGTGGCGGTGGCCCCAGCAGGTGCGTACACAGTGCCCAGCCCCACCCTCGATGGCACGAAGCCTGAGCCGATGGGCTATGCCCTCTGAGGCCCTGGGGGTGTCCTCCCCTCTGAAAGCCACTGACCTCCTTCCCCAAATCAGGTGACatcttccccccttctctgccccagGTCTGGTCCTCGGACTCCTGTTCTTGAGCACGCCGGTCATGGGCAGCTGTCTGGACAAGGACCAAGAGCTGCTCAGGCAGCTCCAGAAGCAGGCGGACATCATGCAGCGAACCAGCATGCTCCTGAACCCCTATGTGAGCGCCTGGCCCCTGGTGGCATCTGAGTCTCAGAGGACAGCAGGCCTGGGGCATGAGTGAGCCTGGAGAGGATGAGGCCCAACTCCCATTCAAGCAACCCCCACTCCAGATGGGGCTGGTGGGGAAACCAAGTCCCTGTGTTATTCCAGGGCCCCCTGGACCTCTCTGGGCCTATTCTGAAACACCAAGGAGAGGAGAGATCTTTCCCAGCTTGTCCCATTCCTCAGGGGTAGCAGCAGGGACCCAAACAGAGTCCTGTCCTCCTGAAGCCTATGGTTACGCTCCCTGCATCACAGTCACCCcaaccagcccccagccccagcatccTTCTGTCCCTGCTTGCAGACACTGGGGAGTCCTCacccctctctggcctcagtttcttgatcTGTACAATGGGAGGATTGGATGGGATGGGGTGCATGAGGTCCAGCATTTCAAGGCAGACCAGAGCAGACCAAGgcagacctgtgtgtgtgtgtgtgtgtgtgtgtgtgtgtgtgtgtgtgtgtgtgttgggggcttGAGCACTCACATCCTGATTCTCTTTTCCCTCCAGATCCAAAGCCAAGGCCTAGACAAGGATGGACTGAAGGAGCACTGCCGGGAGCGTCCAGGGACCTTCCCCAGCAAAGAGGCCCTGCAGCGGCTCAGCAGGCAGGAATTCCTGCGGGCTCTCGACACCATGCTGGACCACGTTCTGCACAGACTGAAGGCCTTGCAGCGAGACATCCCCAaagcccaggacctggagacaCTGAATAGGGCAAAGCAGAACATTCGCGGGTTCAAGAACAATATCCACTGCCTGGCCCAGCTGCTTCCAGGCTCATCAGAGACGACTGAGCCCGCTCCGATAGGCCCAGGGACATCTCCgtcgcccacccccaccccagacacctTCCAGCGCAGGCTCGAAGGCTGCAGGTTCCTGCACGGCTATCACCGCTTCATGCACTCCGTGGGGCAGGTGTTTCGAGAGTGGGCGGAGAGCCCGAGTCGGAGCCGGAGACACAGCCCCCGCCGGGGCCTGCGGAAGGGGGCCTGCAGAGTGCCACTCTCCAGGAACAAGAGACTCCTGCCCAGGGTTCAGCTGCCCCGGTAGTCTTAGGGGACACCCCCGGCAGAGAAAGGATCCGTATGTACTCCCTAGGATGGCATCTCCCCCCAGGGCCTCCAAACCTGCTCCCCTCTGTTCCCCACCTCCCAGAAGTGCACTTTAAGGGTTGGGAGCCAGGCTCTGGGATGGGAGGGTAGGGTCAGGCTATTGAGCCCCCAGCCCTGAATTCGTCAGTCTTggtggggtggctgggtcagGCCACGCGGGGCCAACTTTCCATTGATTCAGGGGTCTGATGACACAGGCTGACTCATGGCCAGACTGACTGCCCCCCCGCCGCTCTGCTCCCCGAGGCCTGCTGGCCCTTCCCTCTCATGACTTACAGAGCCGTTGCCCCCAGACTTCCTCCTTTCCATGGCAGCATGGTTCTGAGGGGAAGGTTAGGGTCTGAGCTGGCCTCCGAAGGCTCATT is a window encoding:
- the OSM gene encoding oncostatin-M isoform X1; the protein is MRAQLMWRTLPSLVLGLLFLSTPVMGSCLDKDQELLRQLQKQADIMQRTSMLLNPYIQSQGLDKDGLKEHCRERPGTFPSKEALQRLSRQEFLRALDTMLDHVLHRLKALQRDIPKAQDLETLNRAKQNIRGFKNNIHCLAQLLPGSSETTEPAPIGPGTSPSPTPTPDTFQRRLEGCRFLHGYHRFMHSVGQVFREWAESPSRSRRHSPRRGLRKGACRVPLSRNKRLLPRVQLPR
- the OSM gene encoding oncostatin-M isoform X2 translates to MGSCLDKDQELLRQLQKQADIMQRTSMLLNPYIQSQGLDKDGLKEHCRERPGTFPSKEALQRLSRQEFLRALDTMLDHVLHRLKALQRDIPKAQDLETLNRAKQNIRGFKNNIHCLAQLLPGSSETTEPAPIGPGTSPSPTPTPDTFQRRLEGCRFLHGYHRFMHSVGQVFREWAESPSRSRRHSPRRGLRKGACRVPLSRNKRLLPRVQLPR